From one Xiphophorus hellerii strain 12219 chromosome 18, Xiphophorus_hellerii-4.1, whole genome shotgun sequence genomic stretch:
- the LOC116707860 gene encoding uncharacterized protein LOC116707860, which produces MGCSLLLILALVQNVAHSLEIQGSGEEPATVIAHNVTGVLGEDVYLRCEYLGAGRIQKAEWKRKLNSLSKFKRLAGFSRPNEKPFTRDDFSEPASLTNLTVRMRVSSVEAEGEYICDFEEEEENSFSVIFVTVLAKPEVQMAVSSETINDTHYQSVSCSAVGGRPTPRISWLVGGRPPSDFPFAVNEREAAHSNGTSTLSSVLRFPTRLQDEQSVTCVVKHETLPNPERSTARVETYARPNVTIKAEMVQEGGNDFWVVSCVSSGGRPDADISLALDGNEEVRRENGENSEGRSLSVRLPVAAHQGRNVTCVFKHPKFSHPEARGVTLPTLYLSGVQLLRSSSGEDLKAAEYLELHEGDDGVVISLEVTGNVPRYSIICKKDDGPLPEDVELVGRNLTIQSLVKHQHAGLYECNCSYLHLKATLQFNLTVKAQPPLLVSPTIRVDSRSGGGFRMIECAAAGAVPAANVSWILPEADSKDFWSNSTFYNGTHSVLLLPACLPQELTALCVINHPAFKEAQNRSVTLPLCARPNITVSLSSEWESGQKYSKMNCSVVSVASAAAVAWHTGNKNDIISYSTETELQAEGLVSTWSSVFFLTSLYAGQNFTCTVKHASLESPEERTIRIPLQKPPRLSASVVRQQDSLHWLAVCDCKGDCVGSSLAWALPKKATGETIRHTRQKGHIKLTYQFPLVLHEGHNLTCVYQSDNGVTQSTTIRIPKYYISSVKVLNSTSTLRSRYVDQPVVYRVSVYENRPNQKVLLGVEGNVPDYSLDCRRSDGSIVQLDGAAVILQPDPSGQNKGLYTCFASFYHHTASVSFQVEVLRESEQLMLIVLICISSASAILIVFTVILCVCCKRKKTPYKERESISALTSLMHEPGSPEVRKPLAGMDGGKEYAQLTSFAIVFDAKSTV; this is translated from the exons ATGGGATGCTCATTGCTGTTGATTCTGGCTCTCGTCCAAAATGTTGCACATTCCTTGGAAATTCAGG GTTCAGGTGAAGAACCAGCTACTGTCATTGCTCACAATGTCACTGGAGTCCTGGGGGAGGACGTCTACCTGAGATGTGAATATCTGGGTGCGGGTCGGATCCAGAAAGCCGAGTGGAAGCGCAAGCTCAACTCTCTGAGTAAATTCAAGCGACTGGCCGGATTTTCTCGACCAAATGAGAAGCCGTTTACCCGAGATGACTTCTCGGAACCGGCCTCTCTCACCAACCTCACGGTCAGGATGAGGGTCTCCAGCGTGGAAGCAGAAGGAGAGTACATTTGTGATtttgaggaagaggaggagaattCATTTTCCGTCATCTTTGTAACTGTGCTTG CTAAACCTGAGGTACAGATGGCGGTGAGCTCGGAGACCATAAATGACACTCACTACCAGTCGGTGTCGTGCTCTGCTGTTGGCGGCAGGCCAACGCCCCGCATCAGCTGGCTGGTTGGTGGCCGTCCTCCTTCAGACTTCCCCTTCGCCGTGAACGAACGCGAAGCGGCTCACTCGAACGGCACCTCCACGCTGAGCAGCGTCCTCCGCTTCCCCACCCGCCTCCAGGACGAGCAGAGTGTGACCTGTGTGGTCAAACACGAGACCCTCCCAAACCCCGAACGCAGCACGGCGAGGGTGGAAACATACG CGAGGCCAAACGTGACGATTAAAGCAGAGATGGTACAAGAAGGAGGAAACGATTTCTGGGTGGTCTCTTGCGTTTCTTCCGGAGGGAGACCCGACGCTGACATTTCCCTGGCTTTGGACGGGAACGAAGAGGTGCGAAGAGAGAACGGCGAGAATTCAGAGGGGAGAAGTCTCTCCGTCCGGCTCCCTGTGGCGGCGCACCAGGGCCGCAACGTCACCTGTGTGTTTAAACACCCAAAGTTCTCACACCCTGAGGCGAGAGGCGTCACCCTGCCCACTTTGT ACTTGTCTGGAGTTCAGCTTTTGAGAAGCAGCAGCGGTGAAGACTTGAAAGCGGCTGAATATTTAGAGCTTCACGAGGGAGACGACGGCGTTGTTATCAGCCTGGAGGTCACAGGGAATGTGCCACGCTACAGCATTATCTGTAAAAA AGATGATGGACCCTTGCCTGAAGACGTGGAGCTGGTTGGTAGAAACCTCACAATTCAAAGTCTGGTGAAGCATCAGCATGCTGGTCTGTATGAATGCAACTGCTCCTACCTCCACCTTAAAGCAACGCTGCAGTTTAACCTCACAGTTAAAGCTCAACCTCCACTGCTgg tttctCCCACAATCAGGGTCGATTCACGTAGTGGAGGTGGATTCAGGATGATTGAGTGCGCAGCGGCCGGTGCCGTTCCTGCAGCCAACGTTTCTTGGATTCTACCAGAGGCTGATTCTAAAGACTTTTGGTCCAATTCCACTTTTTATAACGGGACCCACTCTGTTTTGCTCCTTCCTGCATGCTTGCCTCAGGAGCTCACAGCGTTGTGTGTGATAAATCACCCTGCATTTAAGGAAGCACAGAACAGAAGTGTAACACTCCCACTTTGCG CTCGACCAAACATCACCGTCAGCCTCAGCTCTGAGTGGGAAAGTGGTCAGAAATACTCAAAGATGAACTGCTCTGTTGTCAGTGttgcctctgctgcagctgtagCCTGGCACACGGGAAACAAAAACGACATCATCAGTTATTCAACAGAAACTGAACTTCAGGCCGAGGGTTTGGTATCGACCTGGAgctctgtgttttttctgacCTCTCTTTATGCCGGTCAGAATTTTACTTGCACCGTGAAACATGCAAGTTTGGAGAGTCCAGAAGAAAGAACAATACGCATTCCGCTGCAAA aaccCCCTCGGCTCAGTGCGTCTGTGGTGAGACAGCAAGACTCCCTTCACTGGCTGGCAGTGTGCGACTGCAAAGGGGATTGTGTTGGCTCAAGCCTTGCATGGGCCCTTCCTAAAAAAGCCACAGGTGAAACAATACGGCACACAAGACAAAAAGGACACATAAAGCTGacttatcagtttcctctggtcCTTCACGAGGGCCACAACCTGACCTGTGTGTACCAATCGGACAACGGGGTCACACAAAGTACGACTATTCGCATCCCTAAATACT ATATCTCCTCTGTAAAAGTCCTGAACAGCACGAGCACCCTGCGGAGCCGCTACGTCGATCAGCCTGTTGTGTACAGAGTGTCCGTCTATGAGAATCGACCCAACCAGAAAGTGCTGCTTGGAGTTGAAGGAAACGTGCCGGATTACAGCCTTGATTGTCGAAG gaGTGATGGCTCAATTGTTCAACTGGACGGGGCTGCAGTGATCCTTCAGCCTGACCCTTCGGGGCAGAATAAAGGCCTGTACACctgctttgcttctttttatcATCACACAGCGTCTGTCAGCTTTCAAGTGGAAGTCCTGAGAGAGAGCGAGCAGCTCA TGCTGATAGTCCTGATCTGCATCTCTTCAGCCTCGGCGATCCTTATCGTCTTCACCGTCATCCTCTGCGTATGCTG taaaagaaagaagacaCCATACAAG GAACGGGAGTCCATCTCAGCCTTGACGAGTCTCATGCACGAGCCCGGTTCACCCGAGGTCAGGAAGCCGTTGGCAGGGATGGACGGCGGTAAGGAGTATGCTCAGCTGACCAGCTTCGCCATAGTCTTTGACGCCAAGAGTACAGTGTGA
- the rrp8 gene encoding ribosomal RNA-processing protein 8 isoform X2 produces MFNEDEDWSDEQEGRILSKAVFKKSQKANNSIQLKSNVGKKSLLRTLETLGSTPDWRSSDHEQDSGSETEVPSSPSKRKKRKKRRKHGEQSEETQEGGDDRQTVKEKQLKKKKRENKPASKAQRMPSAETEVEKVPEPSQESVNKQQDPERLSRQQWRNKMKNKKRSKNKFRQNKPEDDADGARTADKREAAEDVKKDPHNGNGENISQTANRKQKKEKVKRKNTEREADGCSAARGENQLEAERLKSGSEFSAEGLKHGAGVQVASTDRQKPELSKERSLKRQKLQKILLRQERVGEGPVERTEMEAAVPEAAAEQSRSDSLRSRMEQRLEAARFRYINERLYSTASGEARRMFQQDPEAFWVYHRGYTAQVQRWPANPLDAIIAYIHKRSPSLVVADFGCGDCKIARSVKNKVHSFDLAAACDLVTVCDMAKVPLGDDSVDIAVFCLSLMGTNLVEFLAEANRVLKMRGVLKVAEVASRFDNVQNFISALAGLGFKMTSKDTENSHFFSFEFVKTGNVPQNVKKFGLQLRPCLYKKR; encoded by the exons atgtttaatgaggATGAGGACTGGAGCGACGAGCAAGAGGGACGAATCCTGAGCAAAGCTGTCTTTAAAAAGTCTCAAAAGGCGAACAACAGTATACAGCTAAAG TCCAATGTTGGGAAGAAGAGCCTGCTGCGGACCCTGGAGACTCTGGGGTCGACACCAGACTGGAGGAGCAGCGACCATGAGCAGGACAGCGGCAGTGAGACGGAAGTCCCTTCATCACCCAGTaaaaggaagaagaggaagaaaaggaggaaacaTGGAGAGCAGTCAGAGGAGACGCAGGAAGGTGGAGACGACCGTCAAACTGTCAAAGAGAAAcaactgaagaagaagaagagggaaaaCAAACCTG CCTCAAAAGCACAGAGGATGCCTTCAGCGGAGACAGAAGTTGAAAAAGTTCCAGAACCTTCTCAAGAGAGTGTAAACAAACAGCAAGACCCAGAGAGGCTGAGCAGGCAGCAGTGGAGAAACAAGATGAAGAATAAGAAGAGATCCAAGAACAAGTTCCGCCAGAACAAACCTGAGGACGATGCAGACGGAGCTCGAACCGCCGATAAACGGGAAGCAGCAGAAGACGTCAAAAAAGATCCACACAACGGCAACGGggaaaacatcagccagacggCAAACCGGAAACAAAAGAAGGAGAAAGTGAAAAGGAAGAACACGGAGAGAGAGGCAGATGGATGCAGCGCGGCAAGAGGGGAAAACCAGCTGGAGGCGGAGAGGTTAAAAAGTGGATCTGAATTCTCTGCTGAGGGATTAAAACACGGAGCAGGTGTTCAGGTGGCGAGCACCGACCGACAGAAACCTGAGCTGAGCAAGGAGCGGAGTCTGAAAAGACAGAAGCTGCAGAAGATCCTCCTCCGCCAGGAAAGGGTCGGCGAGGGTCCAGTGGAGAGGACGGAGATGGAGGCGGCGGTCCCGGAGGCGGCGGCGGAGCAGAGCCGCTCCGACTCCCTCAGGTCCCGCATGGAGCAGCGCCTGGAGGCGGCGCGCTTCCGCTACATCAACGAGCGTCTGTACAGCACGGCGAGCGGCGAGGCCAGGCGCATGTTCCAGCAGGACCCAGAGGCATTCTGGGTGTACCACAGAGGATACACGGCACAGGTCCAGAGGTGGCCCGCCAACCCGCTGGACGCCATCATCGCTTACATCCACAAGAG GTCACCTTCCCTGGTAGTGGCAGACTTCGGATGCGGTGACTGTAAGATCGCGCGCAGCGTGAAGAACAAAGTGCACAGCTTCGACCTGGCTGCCGCCTGTGACCTCGTCACCGTCTGTGACATGGCCAAA GTGCCTCTCGGTGACGACTCTGTGGACATCGCCGTGTTCTGTCTGTccctcatggggaccaaccTGGTCGAATTCCTGGCAGAAGCCAACCGCGTCTTGAAAATGAG GGGCGTCCTGAAAGTTGCAGAAGTAGCGAGCCGATTTGACAACGTGCAGAACTTCATCTCTGCACTAGCAGGCCTGGGTTTTAAGATGACATCCAAG gacacagaaaacagtcaTTTCTTCTCCTTCGAGTTTGTGAAGACAGGAAATGTTCCCCAAAACGTGAAGAAGTTCGGACTGCAGTTAAGGCCTTGTCTATACAAGAAAAGATGA
- the rrp8 gene encoding ribosomal RNA-processing protein 8 isoform X1, protein MFNEDEDWSDEQEGRILSKAVFKKSQKANNSIQLKSNVGKKSLLRTLETLGSTPDWRSSDHEQDSGSETEVPSSPSKRKKRKKRRKHGEQSEETQEGGDDRQTVKEKQLKKKKRENKPVASKAQRMPSAETEVEKVPEPSQESVNKQQDPERLSRQQWRNKMKNKKRSKNKFRQNKPEDDADGARTADKREAAEDVKKDPHNGNGENISQTANRKQKKEKVKRKNTEREADGCSAARGENQLEAERLKSGSEFSAEGLKHGAGVQVASTDRQKPELSKERSLKRQKLQKILLRQERVGEGPVERTEMEAAVPEAAAEQSRSDSLRSRMEQRLEAARFRYINERLYSTASGEARRMFQQDPEAFWVYHRGYTAQVQRWPANPLDAIIAYIHKRSPSLVVADFGCGDCKIARSVKNKVHSFDLAAACDLVTVCDMAKVPLGDDSVDIAVFCLSLMGTNLVEFLAEANRVLKMRGVLKVAEVASRFDNVQNFISALAGLGFKMTSKDTENSHFFSFEFVKTGNVPQNVKKFGLQLRPCLYKKR, encoded by the exons atgtttaatgaggATGAGGACTGGAGCGACGAGCAAGAGGGACGAATCCTGAGCAAAGCTGTCTTTAAAAAGTCTCAAAAGGCGAACAACAGTATACAGCTAAAG TCCAATGTTGGGAAGAAGAGCCTGCTGCGGACCCTGGAGACTCTGGGGTCGACACCAGACTGGAGGAGCAGCGACCATGAGCAGGACAGCGGCAGTGAGACGGAAGTCCCTTCATCACCCAGTaaaaggaagaagaggaagaaaaggaggaaacaTGGAGAGCAGTCAGAGGAGACGCAGGAAGGTGGAGACGACCGTCAAACTGTCAAAGAGAAAcaactgaagaagaagaagagggaaaaCAAACCTG tAGCCTCAAAAGCACAGAGGATGCCTTCAGCGGAGACAGAAGTTGAAAAAGTTCCAGAACCTTCTCAAGAGAGTGTAAACAAACAGCAAGACCCAGAGAGGCTGAGCAGGCAGCAGTGGAGAAACAAGATGAAGAATAAGAAGAGATCCAAGAACAAGTTCCGCCAGAACAAACCTGAGGACGATGCAGACGGAGCTCGAACCGCCGATAAACGGGAAGCAGCAGAAGACGTCAAAAAAGATCCACACAACGGCAACGGggaaaacatcagccagacggCAAACCGGAAACAAAAGAAGGAGAAAGTGAAAAGGAAGAACACGGAGAGAGAGGCAGATGGATGCAGCGCGGCAAGAGGGGAAAACCAGCTGGAGGCGGAGAGGTTAAAAAGTGGATCTGAATTCTCTGCTGAGGGATTAAAACACGGAGCAGGTGTTCAGGTGGCGAGCACCGACCGACAGAAACCTGAGCTGAGCAAGGAGCGGAGTCTGAAAAGACAGAAGCTGCAGAAGATCCTCCTCCGCCAGGAAAGGGTCGGCGAGGGTCCAGTGGAGAGGACGGAGATGGAGGCGGCGGTCCCGGAGGCGGCGGCGGAGCAGAGCCGCTCCGACTCCCTCAGGTCCCGCATGGAGCAGCGCCTGGAGGCGGCGCGCTTCCGCTACATCAACGAGCGTCTGTACAGCACGGCGAGCGGCGAGGCCAGGCGCATGTTCCAGCAGGACCCAGAGGCATTCTGGGTGTACCACAGAGGATACACGGCACAGGTCCAGAGGTGGCCCGCCAACCCGCTGGACGCCATCATCGCTTACATCCACAAGAG GTCACCTTCCCTGGTAGTGGCAGACTTCGGATGCGGTGACTGTAAGATCGCGCGCAGCGTGAAGAACAAAGTGCACAGCTTCGACCTGGCTGCCGCCTGTGACCTCGTCACCGTCTGTGACATGGCCAAA GTGCCTCTCGGTGACGACTCTGTGGACATCGCCGTGTTCTGTCTGTccctcatggggaccaaccTGGTCGAATTCCTGGCAGAAGCCAACCGCGTCTTGAAAATGAG GGGCGTCCTGAAAGTTGCAGAAGTAGCGAGCCGATTTGACAACGTGCAGAACTTCATCTCTGCACTAGCAGGCCTGGGTTTTAAGATGACATCCAAG gacacagaaaacagtcaTTTCTTCTCCTTCGAGTTTGTGAAGACAGGAAATGTTCCCCAAAACGTGAAGAAGTTCGGACTGCAGTTAAGGCCTTGTCTATACAAGAAAAGATGA
- the rrp8 gene encoding ribosomal RNA-processing protein 8 isoform X3: MFNEDEDWSDEQEGRILSKAVFKKSQKANNSIQLKSNVGKKSLLRTLETLGSTPDWRSSDHEQDSGSETEVPSSPSKRKKRKKRRKHGEQSEETQEGGDDRQTVKEKQLKKKKRENKPASKAQRMPSAETEVEKVPEPSQESVNKQQDPERLSRQQWRNKMKNKKRSKNKFRQNKPEDDADGARTADKREAAEDVKKDPHNGNGENISQTANRKQKKEKVKRKNTEREADGCSAARGENQLEAERLKSGSEFSAEGLKHGAGVQVASTDRQKPELSKERSLKRQKLQKILLRQERVGEGPVERTEMEAAVPEAAAEQSRSDSLRSRMEQRLEAARFRYINERLYSTASGEARRMFQQDPEAFWVYHRGYTAQVQRWPANPLDAIIAYIHKRSPSLVVADFGCGDCKIARSVKNKVHSFDLAAACDLVTVCDMAKVPLGDDSVDIAVFCLSLMGTNLVEFLAEANRVLKMR; the protein is encoded by the exons atgtttaatgaggATGAGGACTGGAGCGACGAGCAAGAGGGACGAATCCTGAGCAAAGCTGTCTTTAAAAAGTCTCAAAAGGCGAACAACAGTATACAGCTAAAG TCCAATGTTGGGAAGAAGAGCCTGCTGCGGACCCTGGAGACTCTGGGGTCGACACCAGACTGGAGGAGCAGCGACCATGAGCAGGACAGCGGCAGTGAGACGGAAGTCCCTTCATCACCCAGTaaaaggaagaagaggaagaaaaggaggaaacaTGGAGAGCAGTCAGAGGAGACGCAGGAAGGTGGAGACGACCGTCAAACTGTCAAAGAGAAAcaactgaagaagaagaagagggaaaaCAAACCTG CCTCAAAAGCACAGAGGATGCCTTCAGCGGAGACAGAAGTTGAAAAAGTTCCAGAACCTTCTCAAGAGAGTGTAAACAAACAGCAAGACCCAGAGAGGCTGAGCAGGCAGCAGTGGAGAAACAAGATGAAGAATAAGAAGAGATCCAAGAACAAGTTCCGCCAGAACAAACCTGAGGACGATGCAGACGGAGCTCGAACCGCCGATAAACGGGAAGCAGCAGAAGACGTCAAAAAAGATCCACACAACGGCAACGGggaaaacatcagccagacggCAAACCGGAAACAAAAGAAGGAGAAAGTGAAAAGGAAGAACACGGAGAGAGAGGCAGATGGATGCAGCGCGGCAAGAGGGGAAAACCAGCTGGAGGCGGAGAGGTTAAAAAGTGGATCTGAATTCTCTGCTGAGGGATTAAAACACGGAGCAGGTGTTCAGGTGGCGAGCACCGACCGACAGAAACCTGAGCTGAGCAAGGAGCGGAGTCTGAAAAGACAGAAGCTGCAGAAGATCCTCCTCCGCCAGGAAAGGGTCGGCGAGGGTCCAGTGGAGAGGACGGAGATGGAGGCGGCGGTCCCGGAGGCGGCGGCGGAGCAGAGCCGCTCCGACTCCCTCAGGTCCCGCATGGAGCAGCGCCTGGAGGCGGCGCGCTTCCGCTACATCAACGAGCGTCTGTACAGCACGGCGAGCGGCGAGGCCAGGCGCATGTTCCAGCAGGACCCAGAGGCATTCTGGGTGTACCACAGAGGATACACGGCACAGGTCCAGAGGTGGCCCGCCAACCCGCTGGACGCCATCATCGCTTACATCCACAAGAG GTCACCTTCCCTGGTAGTGGCAGACTTCGGATGCGGTGACTGTAAGATCGCGCGCAGCGTGAAGAACAAAGTGCACAGCTTCGACCTGGCTGCCGCCTGTGACCTCGTCACCGTCTGTGACATGGCCAAA GTGCCTCTCGGTGACGACTCTGTGGACATCGCCGTGTTCTGTCTGTccctcatggggaccaaccTGGTCGAATTCCTGGCAGAAGCCAACCGCGTCTTGAAAATGAGGTAA